A stretch of the Pseudomonas sp. ACM7 genome encodes the following:
- a CDS encoding ABC transporter permease codes for MFEYLLQILGLSGFSLKGFGPLLLQGSWMTVKLSFLSLLVSVVLGLIGASAKLSKSAMLRVPAQAYTTLIRGVPDLVLMLLIFYSLQTWLTNLTEALGWDYIEINPFSAGVITLGFIYGAYFTETFRGAILAVPRGQMEAATAYGLTRAQRFRFVVFPQMMRFALPGIGNNWMVILKATALVSIIGLADLVKVAQDAGKSSYQLFFFLVLAALIYLVITTASNYVLHRLDVFYAAGTREAVR; via the coding sequence ATGTTCGAATACCTATTGCAGATTCTGGGGCTTTCCGGCTTCAGCCTGAAGGGCTTTGGCCCGCTGTTGCTGCAAGGCTCCTGGATGACTGTCAAATTATCCTTTCTGTCGCTGCTGGTGAGCGTGGTCCTCGGCCTGATCGGCGCCAGTGCCAAGCTTTCCAAGTCAGCTATGCTGCGCGTCCCGGCGCAGGCCTACACCACGCTGATTCGTGGCGTGCCGGACCTGGTGTTGATGCTGCTGATTTTCTACAGCCTGCAAACCTGGCTGACCAACCTGACCGAAGCGCTGGGCTGGGACTATATCGAGATCAACCCGTTCAGTGCCGGGGTCATTACCCTGGGCTTCATCTACGGTGCGTATTTCACCGAGACCTTTCGCGGCGCGATCCTCGCCGTACCCCGCGGCCAGATGGAGGCGGCTACCGCCTACGGACTGACACGCGCCCAGCGCTTTCGCTTCGTGGTGTTCCCGCAAATGATGCGCTTCGCCCTGCCAGGCATCGGCAATAACTGGATGGTGATCCTCAAGGCCACCGCGTTGGTCTCGATCATCGGTCTGGCCGATCTGGTCAAGGTGGCCCAGGATGCGGGCAAAAGCTCCTATCAGTTGTTCTTCTTCCTTGTGCTGGCGGCCTTGATCTATCTGGTGATTACCACCGCTTCGAATTACGTCTTGCACCGGCTGGATGTCTTCTACGCAGCAGGTACCCGGGAGGCCGTACGATGA
- a CDS encoding ABC transporter permease encodes MIELLQEYWRPFLYQDGSHITGLAMTLWLLSASIFFGFVVSVPLSIARVSSSVWVRWPVQFYTYLFRGTPLYIQLLICYTGIYSFAAVRAQPVLDAFFRDALNCTILAFALNTCAYTTEIFAGAIRSMNHGEVEAAKAYGLRGWKLYAYIIMPSALRRSLPYYSNEVILMLHSTTVAFTATVPDILKVARDANSATFLTFQSFGIAAVIYLAVTFILVGLFRLAERRWLSFLAPVH; translated from the coding sequence ATGATCGAACTACTGCAGGAATACTGGCGACCCTTTCTTTACCAGGACGGCAGTCACATCACCGGGCTGGCCATGACCCTCTGGTTGCTCAGTGCCTCGATTTTCTTCGGCTTCGTGGTGTCGGTGCCGTTGTCGATTGCCCGGGTGTCGTCCAGTGTCTGGGTGCGCTGGCCGGTGCAGTTCTACACCTACCTGTTTCGCGGTACGCCGCTGTATATCCAGTTGCTGATTTGCTACACCGGCATCTACAGCTTCGCTGCGGTACGCGCCCAGCCGGTACTTGATGCGTTCTTCCGCGACGCCTTGAATTGCACCATTCTGGCCTTTGCCCTGAACACCTGCGCCTACACTACGGAAATCTTCGCGGGGGCGATCCGCAGCATGAACCACGGCGAAGTCGAGGCGGCCAAGGCCTATGGCCTGCGTGGCTGGAAGCTCTATGCCTACATCATCATGCCATCGGCCCTGCGCCGCTCGTTGCCGTACTACAGCAACGAAGTGATCCTGATGCTGCACTCGACCACCGTGGCTTTTACCGCCACCGTGCCGGACATTCTCAAGGTCGCCAGAGACGCCAACTCGGCAACCTTCCTGACCTTCCAGTCGTTCGGTATCGCCGCAGTCATCTACCTGGCCGTCACGTTCATTCTGGTCGGCTTGTTCCGCCTGGCCGAGCGCCGCTGGCTATCTTTCCTTGCCCCGGTTCACTGA
- a CDS encoding ABC transporter ATP-binding protein — protein sequence MYKLTVENLHKSYGNHEVLKGVSLNAKTGDVISLIGASGSGKSTFLRCINFLETPNDGAMTLDNQPIRMVHDRHGMRVADADELQRLRTRLAMVFQHFNLWSHMTVLDNITMAPRRVLGVSKKDAEERARRYLDKVGLASRVADQYPAFLSGGQQQRVAIARALTMEPEIMLFDEPTSALDPELVGEVLKVIQGLAEEGRTMIMVTHEMSFARKVSNQVLFLHQGRVEEQGVPEEVLGNPQSERLQQFLSGNLK from the coding sequence ATGTACAAACTGACCGTTGAAAACCTGCATAAAAGCTACGGCAACCACGAAGTGCTCAAGGGTGTCTCGCTGAACGCTAAAACCGGCGATGTGATCAGCCTGATCGGCGCTAGTGGTTCGGGCAAGAGCACCTTCCTGCGTTGCATCAACTTCCTGGAAACGCCCAATGACGGCGCAATGACCCTGGATAACCAGCCGATTCGCATGGTCCATGACCGCCACGGCATGCGCGTGGCCGACGCCGATGAACTGCAACGCCTGCGCACGCGCCTGGCGATGGTGTTTCAGCATTTCAATCTGTGGAGCCACATGACCGTGCTCGACAACATCACCATGGCTCCGCGCCGGGTGCTGGGTGTCAGCAAGAAGGATGCCGAGGAGCGCGCCCGACGCTATCTCGACAAGGTGGGGCTGGCGTCGCGCGTCGCCGATCAATACCCGGCGTTCCTCTCCGGTGGTCAGCAGCAACGCGTCGCCATCGCCCGGGCCCTGACCATGGAACCGGAGATCATGCTGTTCGACGAGCCGACCTCGGCCCTGGACCCGGAGCTGGTGGGCGAAGTGCTCAAGGTGATTCAGGGGCTGGCCGAAGAAGGCCGCACCATGATCATGGTTACCCACGAAATGAGCTTTGCCCGCAAAGTGTCGAACCAAGTGCTGTTCCTGCACCAGGGGCGGGTGGAAGAGCAGGGTGTGCCCGAAGAAGTACTGGGCAACCCGCAAAGCGAACGTCTGCAGCAGTTTCTCAGCGGCAACCTGAAGTAA
- a CDS encoding SH3 domain-containing protein has product MCFTKLGNLFQSFLRDTLILRAGPNKRSEELGRTKLGTRLEVKAERGSWIHVSVELNGDELEGWVYAQYTLKL; this is encoded by the coding sequence GTGTGCTTCACCAAATTAGGAAATCTTTTTCAGAGTTTCCTTAGGGATACGTTAATTCTCCGTGCAGGCCCCAACAAGCGGTCTGAAGAGCTTGGCCGTACGAAATTGGGAACACGTCTGGAGGTTAAGGCAGAGCGCGGATCCTGGATTCACGTATCGGTCGAACTGAACGGTGATGAGCTTGAGGGATGGGTTTACGCGCAATACACGCTGAAACTGTGA
- a CDS encoding restriction endonuclease — MPIPDFQSVMRPILATVADGTPLALSELRERIANEFQLSEEERSERLPSGKQTVINNRVGWARTYLNKAGLLSIPAKGMLQITERGREALNNGPVRITVSWLKQYPEFAVFHSTSPAESSAPALQSEPVEQATPDEQLATAHQALTQSLADDLLAQVRAASPTFFEQLVVDLMISMGYGGSRKEAGRATQQTNDDGIDGIIKEDKLGLDVIYLQAKRWSNTVHRPEIDKFIGALTRQRARKGVFITTSDFSSGAREAAMSLDIKVVLIDGVELARLMVENNLGCNVKQVYEVKQLDTDYFIED, encoded by the coding sequence ATGCCCATCCCGGACTTTCAAAGTGTCATGCGGCCGATACTGGCCACTGTTGCCGACGGTACTCCGCTGGCTCTGAGCGAATTACGCGAACGCATCGCCAACGAGTTTCAGCTCAGCGAGGAGGAGCGTAGCGAGCGCCTGCCCTCCGGTAAGCAGACGGTGATCAACAACCGAGTCGGTTGGGCACGCACCTATTTGAATAAGGCAGGGCTGCTGAGCATTCCGGCCAAGGGGATGCTGCAGATCACCGAACGCGGCAGAGAGGCGCTGAACAATGGCCCAGTACGCATTACCGTGAGCTGGCTGAAGCAATACCCGGAATTCGCGGTGTTTCATTCGACCAGTCCAGCCGAAAGTTCAGCGCCAGCCTTGCAGAGCGAGCCGGTCGAGCAAGCTACCCCCGACGAGCAACTAGCCACAGCACACCAGGCTCTGACGCAATCACTGGCGGATGACCTGCTGGCCCAGGTGCGTGCTGCCTCACCGACATTTTTCGAGCAACTGGTGGTCGACCTGATGATTTCCATGGGCTATGGCGGCTCACGCAAAGAAGCGGGGCGCGCGACTCAACAAACTAACGACGACGGCATCGACGGCATCATCAAGGAAGACAAGCTCGGCCTGGACGTCATATACCTGCAAGCCAAGCGCTGGAGTAACACCGTACACCGCCCGGAGATCGACAAGTTCATCGGAGCCCTCACCCGCCAGCGCGCCCGCAAGGGGGTGTTCATTACCACCTCGGACTTCTCCAGCGGCGCCCGCGAGGCAGCGATGAGCCTGGATATAAAGGTGGTGCTGATCGATGGGGTAGAGTTGGCACGCCTGATGGTCGAGAACAACCTGGGTTGCAACGTGAAGCAGGTTTACGAAGTGAAGCAGCTGGATACCGACTACTTCATCGAAGACTGA
- a CDS encoding restriction endonuclease subunit S, producing the protein MSGELPIGWSACTLGDIVERIETGKSVKCNERPPLGEENGLVKISAVTWGKFNEQESKTLFDSSHLKPEEKIQLGDFLISRANTLELVGSCVLVKQLSKSLYLSDKVLRLVLADESKTWLLTCLRTQNGRKQIESLATGNQLSMRNISQQALKVIQIPLPPLAEQTRIAQKLDELLAQVDTLKARIDAIPALLKRFRQSVLAAAVSGRLTEDWRLSLLGSDAKNGLPVPEQSTVSATWISIIHDEIADVIDPHPSHRTPSEDPNGIPYIGIGDVKKLGVIDFENARKVSRSVLDEHKERYSINDGDFIFGKIGTIGSATKIPTGVEYTISANVILVQPIRGKVVPSYHFLFWCSPLALEISAKGSKATSQAAFGIKKMRKAELLYPPMDEQTEIVRRVEQLFAFADQLEAKVASAKSRIDHLTQSILAQAFRGELVPQDPNDEPANVLLQRSQAKRGRKASA; encoded by the coding sequence ATGAGTGGCGAGCTACCCATTGGCTGGTCTGCGTGCACGCTTGGCGATATTGTCGAACGCATTGAGACTGGCAAGAGCGTCAAGTGCAATGAACGCCCGCCGCTGGGAGAGGAAAACGGGCTAGTGAAAATCAGTGCGGTTACTTGGGGCAAGTTCAACGAGCAGGAGAGCAAGACGCTATTCGACTCGTCCCACCTCAAGCCGGAAGAAAAGATCCAACTCGGGGACTTCCTGATCTCACGAGCCAACACGCTTGAGCTGGTCGGCTCCTGCGTTTTGGTCAAGCAATTATCGAAGAGCCTCTATCTCAGCGACAAGGTGCTGCGCCTAGTGCTTGCCGATGAGAGCAAAACCTGGTTGCTGACTTGCCTACGGACACAAAACGGAAGAAAACAGATTGAAAGCCTGGCCACGGGCAATCAGTTGTCGATGCGCAATATTTCCCAGCAGGCGTTAAAGGTAATCCAGATACCGCTGCCGCCACTCGCCGAACAAACCCGCATCGCCCAAAAGCTCGATGAACTACTCGCCCAGGTAGACACCCTCAAAGCCCGCATCGACGCCATCCCGGCCCTGCTCAAACGCTTCCGCCAATCCGTCCTCGCAGCAGCGGTTTCCGGGCGATTAACAGAGGATTGGCGTTTAAGCTTGCTGGGGTCAGATGCAAAGAATGGCTTACCCGTCCCGGAACAGTCTACTGTGTCAGCGACATGGATTAGCATTATTCATGATGAAATTGCAGACGTAATTGATCCACACCCTAGCCATAGGACGCCAAGCGAAGATCCTAATGGAATTCCTTATATTGGGATCGGTGACGTCAAAAAACTTGGCGTAATTGACTTTGAGAATGCCCGCAAAGTTTCAAGATCAGTTTTAGACGAACACAAAGAGAGATACTCCATCAATGATGGTGATTTCATTTTTGGAAAAATCGGCACAATTGGCTCTGCAACTAAAATCCCAACTGGCGTTGAATACACCATTTCTGCAAATGTAATTTTGGTGCAGCCTATTCGAGGGAAAGTCGTTCCAAGCTATCACTTCTTGTTTTGGTGCTCCCCGTTAGCGCTGGAAATTTCGGCCAAGGGAAGTAAAGCAACCTCGCAAGCGGCATTTGGCATTAAAAAGATGCGAAAAGCTGAGCTGCTGTACCCCCCAATGGACGAGCAAACCGAAATCGTCCGCCGCGTCGAACAACTCTTCGCGTTCGCCGACCAACTGGAAGCCAAAGTCGCCTCGGCCAAAAGCCGTATCGACCACCTAACCCAAAGCATCCTGGCCCAAGCCTTCCGGGGCGAACTGGTACCGCAAGACCCCAACGACGAACCAGCCAACGTGCTGCTGCAACGTAGCCAAGCCAAACGTGGTCGTAAGGCATCGGCCTGA
- a CDS encoding class I SAM-dependent DNA methyltransferase, whose amino-acid sequence MTNSDIVQKLWNLCDVLRDDGINYSDYVTELVLLLFIKMEFEQVQNNDSFAHKLPEGAHWPDLAGKSGINLLDYYRQMLLDLGKNSDPLIAAIYADAQTRMKEPRHLEQLIKSLDGIDWFSARRDGLGDLYEGLLEKNASETKSGAGQYFTPRPLIDSIINCIKPQPGETIQDPAAGTAGFLIAADAYIKSHTDDHYDLDAKAQSFQRNRAFIGIELVPGTRRLALMNTLLHGMEGDEEGVVHLGNALGQTGANLPKVDVILSNPPFGTAKGGGGPTRDDLTYKTSNKQLAFLQHIYRGLKPGGRAAVVLPDNVLFEAGVGIDVRRDLMDKCNLHTILRLPTGIFYAQGVKTNVLYFQKGTANNPHQEHGCTQRTWIYDLRSNMPNFGKRTPFGKQHLKPFEDVYGEDANGNSTRAENVEGIGELSRFRVFTRDFIRERGDSLDISWLKDADSLDAADLPAPEVLAGEAMAELTEALHELEELMKALGAGDEVAAQKQLMAQVMGLEVVEGAEE is encoded by the coding sequence ATGACCAACTCCGACATCGTCCAGAAACTCTGGAACCTTTGCGACGTACTGCGCGACGATGGCATCAACTACAGCGACTACGTCACCGAACTAGTACTGCTGCTGTTCATCAAAATGGAATTCGAGCAAGTACAGAACAACGACAGCTTCGCCCACAAGCTTCCCGAGGGCGCACACTGGCCGGATCTGGCGGGCAAGTCCGGGATCAATCTGCTCGACTACTATCGGCAGATGCTGTTGGATTTGGGCAAAAATAGCGACCCGCTGATCGCCGCCATTTATGCCGACGCGCAAACGCGCATGAAAGAACCGCGCCATCTGGAGCAACTGATCAAGAGCCTGGACGGTATCGATTGGTTCAGCGCCCGCCGTGATGGCCTTGGAGATCTTTACGAAGGTCTGCTGGAAAAGAATGCCAGCGAAACCAAATCCGGCGCTGGTCAGTACTTCACCCCGCGTCCGCTGATCGACAGCATCATCAACTGCATTAAGCCCCAGCCCGGTGAAACCATTCAAGACCCCGCAGCAGGCACCGCAGGCTTCTTGATTGCCGCCGATGCTTATATCAAGAGCCACACCGACGATCACTACGACCTCGACGCCAAGGCCCAGTCCTTCCAGCGCAACCGTGCCTTTATCGGCATCGAACTCGTGCCCGGCACCCGCCGTCTGGCACTGATGAACACCCTGCTGCACGGCATGGAAGGCGACGAGGAAGGCGTCGTGCATCTGGGCAACGCCCTCGGACAAACCGGTGCCAATCTGCCGAAAGTGGATGTAATCCTCTCCAACCCACCATTTGGTACGGCCAAGGGCGGCGGCGGACCAACCCGTGACGACCTCACTTACAAGACCAGCAACAAGCAACTGGCCTTTCTTCAGCACATTTACCGCGGTCTGAAACCGGGCGGCCGAGCTGCTGTGGTACTGCCGGATAACGTACTGTTCGAGGCTGGCGTCGGCATCGATGTGCGCCGCGACCTGATGGACAAGTGCAACCTGCATACCATCCTGCGATTGCCAACAGGTATTTTCTACGCCCAGGGCGTGAAGACCAACGTGCTGTACTTTCAGAAAGGCACTGCCAATAACCCGCACCAGGAACATGGCTGCACACAACGCACATGGATCTACGACCTGCGAAGCAATATGCCCAACTTTGGCAAGCGCACACCGTTTGGCAAACAACACCTCAAGCCCTTTGAGGACGTCTATGGTGAGGATGCCAACGGCAATAGCACACGTGCGGAAAACGTCGAGGGGATTGGAGAGCTGAGCCGCTTCCGCGTGTTTACTCGCGATTTCATTCGTGAGCGCGGCGACTCGCTGGATATTAGTTGGCTAAAGGATGCTGACAGCCTGGATGCCGCCGACCTGCCCGCACCGGAAGTATTGGCCGGCGAAGCCATGGCCGAACTGACCGAGGCGCTGCATGAGCTTGAGGAGCTGATGAAGGCGCTGGGGGCCGGAGATGAAGTTGCGGCGCAGAAGCAGTTGATGGCGCAGGTGATGGGATTGGAAGTAGTTGAGGGGGCTGAGGAATGA
- a CDS encoding PP2C family serine/threonine-protein phosphatase, which produces MRASLQWHSQAGTFTTDNRDAFAHVELANASLYLVADGSSSHPLSGELANALLARLVSDFTRVQTEEMSAEQTAEALLHIIASSQQVLRDDYPRAACSYLVLCLLTDAAFSIHEGDCCLGLIGQTASINWLSSVHCAANWQGNLTHAEIAQDTSRHRLTRCFSARRASNPEIKHWPIAQNQRWLLASDGFWACLSHQEQLTFLRTGNLLAPPTDDDISCLSVLTPPIS; this is translated from the coding sequence ATGCGAGCATCCCTGCAATGGCACTCCCAGGCCGGCACCTTCACAACCGACAACCGGGATGCCTTCGCCCATGTCGAGTTAGCAAATGCCAGCCTTTACTTGGTCGCCGACGGCAGCAGCAGTCACCCTCTAAGTGGTGAACTGGCCAATGCCTTGCTGGCAAGGCTGGTATCGGATTTCACCCGCGTGCAAACAGAAGAGATGAGCGCAGAGCAAACAGCCGAGGCGTTATTGCATATAATCGCCAGCAGCCAGCAGGTGCTGCGTGATGACTACCCTCGCGCTGCATGCAGTTACTTGGTGCTATGCCTACTTACCGATGCTGCATTCAGTATTCACGAAGGCGACTGTTGCCTTGGCCTGATTGGGCAGACCGCCAGTATCAATTGGTTGAGTAGCGTGCATTGTGCCGCTAACTGGCAAGGCAACCTCACACATGCAGAGATTGCCCAAGACACATCACGCCACCGCCTGACTCGCTGCTTCAGCGCCAGGCGCGCGAGCAATCCTGAGATTAAACACTGGCCTATTGCCCAAAACCAGCGTTGGCTACTGGCCAGCGACGGCTTCTGGGCCTGTCTCAGCCACCAGGAACAACTGACTTTTTTGCGCACCGGCAACCTGCTCGCACCGCCCACGGATGACGACATCAGTTGCCTAAGCGTTTTAACACCACCTATTAGCTGA
- the hsdR gene encoding type I restriction-modification system endonuclease, with protein MAASSNFAFLQEHDPVFLKLASTAEQAFASDPNTTLIKLRQLGEALAQDLASRSGIEFDTNTTQSDLLYKLSREIQLDQNIRSLFHTLRVEGNRAIHGFRTQHREAMDGLKVGRALAIWYHQSFGKDAYTFKPGPFVTPSDPSTPLRDLQSQIEQFKAQLSESNQQLESNQQLAELLKREAEEYAVLAEQMDAESRNHKQLAAEHEAALHKMRTEHEQGLKALQQKLAAQPQASKQVAKKTQQASSSFDLSEDLTRILIDQQLIDSGWAADSLDLTYSKGARPEKGKNKAIAEWPTSSTKACADYVLFAGLTPIAIVEAKRKRINIADRISQAERYAREFNLSPEHLQPWLQAGQAHPWIDGDGSHFRVPFAFACNGRPFIKQLAEQSGTWFRDLRSPANTRRPLPDFHTPSDLLDLLKRSQAEAEAKLEVEGFAYLKLRDYQEKAIQSVEQALANSQRDCLLAMATGTGKTRTIIGLMYRFLKTERFKRILFLVDRSALGQQAIDSFNDTTLEQNHTLGQIYDIKELGDMAAEAETRVQVATVQAMVSRIFRSDNPPSVGEFDCIIVDEAHRGYTLDQEMTEGELAVRDHSQYLSQYRRVLDHFDACRIGLTATPAKHTSEIFGKPVFTYSYREAVADDWLIDHEPPIRYETQLSQQGIRFEKGESVSVINTQTGEVDVAELDDELTFNIESFNRRVITPAFDKVICDELANELDPFGEEKTMIFCVNQAHAERVKNLLDDAFKFAYGEQYNEATVRIITGQSDKVDQLIRRYKNEPHPSIAITVDLLTTGIDVPKICNLVFMRRVRSRILYEQMKGRATRRCDEIGKTVFRIYDPVDLYASLEAVDTMKPLVKNPNISLEQLVSELSNSASHDAPGSQQDSSHAHDVLDQLSQRVMRILRKAQHKAESKPSLKQKLDELQDTWGVEPSKLHSHLHKLGPQQAANFMNQHSQLINQLATVSALLGSENYPIISTHTDELMVREQNYGKNQKPADYLESFHEFIHKQLNQSAALGVVVNRPKDLTREQLREVRLLLDQHGFSEASLKSAWRSQTNQEIAASIIGYIRQAAIGEALLPFEQRVMNAMQKIYALQPWTPVQRRWLERLAKQLVHEVIIDPQQVNDAFRNDGGLKGLNRNLGGNLDLVLDALNDNLWQATG; from the coding sequence ATGGCAGCCAGCAGTAACTTCGCTTTTCTCCAGGAGCACGATCCCGTCTTCCTAAAGCTTGCGAGCACAGCCGAGCAGGCATTCGCCAGCGATCCCAACACCACTCTGATCAAACTGCGCCAACTTGGCGAAGCCCTGGCCCAAGACTTGGCTAGCCGCTCCGGTATCGAATTTGATACCAATACCACCCAGTCCGACCTGCTCTATAAGCTCAGTCGTGAGATCCAGCTGGATCAAAACATCCGCAGCTTATTTCATACCTTACGCGTTGAAGGAAACAGAGCCATCCACGGGTTCCGAACCCAACATCGTGAAGCCATGGATGGGCTAAAAGTCGGTCGTGCCTTGGCCATCTGGTATCACCAGTCCTTCGGCAAGGACGCCTACACCTTCAAGCCCGGTCCTTTCGTCACACCCAGCGACCCCAGCACCCCACTACGCGACCTGCAAAGCCAGATCGAACAGTTCAAAGCACAGCTCAGCGAATCTAACCAGCAGTTGGAGAGTAACCAGCAGCTCGCCGAACTGCTCAAACGCGAAGCCGAGGAATATGCTGTGCTCGCCGAACAGATGGATGCCGAGTCTCGCAACCATAAGCAATTGGCCGCAGAGCACGAGGCCGCTTTACACAAGATGCGCACCGAGCATGAACAAGGCCTCAAAGCACTGCAGCAAAAGCTGGCCGCACAGCCGCAGGCCAGCAAACAGGTTGCCAAGAAAACCCAGCAGGCCAGCAGCAGCTTTGATCTCTCCGAAGACCTTACCCGCATCTTGATCGACCAGCAGTTGATCGATTCTGGCTGGGCCGCAGATTCCCTCGACCTCACTTACAGCAAAGGCGCACGCCCCGAGAAGGGTAAGAACAAGGCCATCGCAGAGTGGCCCACCAGCAGCACCAAAGCTTGTGCCGACTACGTGCTGTTCGCCGGGCTTACGCCCATAGCCATCGTCGAAGCCAAGCGTAAACGCATCAATATCGCCGACCGCATTTCCCAAGCGGAGCGTTATGCCCGCGAGTTCAACCTCTCCCCCGAACATCTACAGCCCTGGCTGCAAGCTGGCCAAGCACACCCTTGGATTGATGGTGACGGCAGCCACTTCCGTGTGCCCTTTGCCTTCGCCTGTAACGGCCGCCCCTTTATCAAGCAGCTCGCAGAACAATCCGGCACCTGGTTCCGCGACCTGCGCAGCCCCGCCAACACGCGCCGGCCGCTGCCAGACTTCCACACGCCCAGCGACCTGCTCGACCTGCTCAAGCGCAGCCAGGCTGAAGCCGAGGCCAAGCTCGAAGTAGAGGGCTTTGCTTACCTGAAACTGCGCGATTACCAAGAGAAAGCCATCCAGTCAGTGGAACAGGCGCTAGCTAACAGCCAGCGAGATTGCCTTCTGGCCATGGCCACTGGCACCGGTAAAACCCGCACTATCATTGGCCTGATGTATCGTTTCCTCAAAACCGAACGCTTCAAGCGCATTTTGTTTCTGGTCGACCGCAGTGCCCTTGGCCAGCAGGCCATCGACTCGTTCAACGACACCACGCTTGAGCAGAATCACACCCTAGGGCAGATCTACGACATCAAAGAGCTCGGAGACATGGCTGCAGAAGCGGAAACCCGCGTCCAAGTAGCCACCGTGCAAGCCATGGTCAGCCGTATTTTCCGCTCAGACAACCCACCGTCCGTGGGGGAGTTCGACTGCATCATCGTCGACGAAGCCCACCGGGGTTACACGCTCGACCAAGAGATGACCGAAGGCGAGCTGGCCGTACGCGATCACAGCCAATACCTATCGCAATACCGTCGCGTGCTCGATCACTTCGATGCCTGCCGCATCGGCCTTACGGCCACACCAGCCAAACACACCAGCGAAATTTTCGGCAAACCGGTATTCACCTATAGCTATCGAGAAGCCGTTGCCGATGACTGGCTCATCGATCACGAGCCACCGATTCGCTATGAAACCCAGCTCAGTCAGCAAGGCATACGCTTTGAAAAGGGCGAATCGGTCAGCGTTATCAACACCCAAACCGGCGAAGTCGACGTAGCCGAACTGGACGACGAACTCACTTTCAACATCGAATCGTTCAACCGCCGCGTAATCACGCCCGCCTTTGACAAGGTCATCTGCGACGAGCTGGCCAATGAGCTCGACCCGTTCGGCGAAGAGAAAACGATGATTTTCTGCGTCAACCAAGCCCATGCCGAACGCGTGAAAAATCTGCTTGATGACGCCTTCAAGTTCGCTTACGGCGAGCAATACAACGAAGCGACAGTGCGCATCATTACCGGCCAGAGCGACAAGGTTGATCAACTGATTCGCCGTTACAAGAACGAGCCTCACCCCAGCATCGCAATTACTGTCGACTTGTTAACCACTGGCATTGATGTGCCGAAAATCTGCAATCTGGTGTTTATGCGCCGCGTGCGCTCGCGCATTCTCTATGAGCAGATGAAAGGCCGCGCAACCCGCCGTTGCGACGAAATTGGAAAAACCGTATTCCGCATTTATGACCCTGTCGACCTCTACGCCAGCCTTGAAGCGGTCGACACCATGAAACCGCTAGTCAAGAATCCCAACATATCCTTGGAGCAGTTGGTCAGCGAACTCAGCAACAGTGCCAGCCACGATGCACCCGGCAGCCAACAAGACAGCAGCCACGCTCACGATGTGCTCGACCAACTGAGTCAGCGCGTCATGCGCATTCTGCGCAAGGCTCAGCACAAGGCCGAGAGCAAACCAAGCCTCAAACAAAAGTTGGATGAGTTGCAGGATACCTGGGGCGTCGAACCGTCCAAACTTCACAGTCACCTGCATAAGCTCGGTCCGCAGCAAGCCGCTAACTTTATGAACCAACACAGCCAACTGATCAACCAACTGGCCACCGTCAGCGCTCTACTTGGGTCGGAAAATTACCCGATAATTTCCACACACACCGACGAGTTGATGGTTCGCGAGCAAAACTACGGCAAGAACCAGAAACCAGCGGACTACCTTGAAAGTTTTCATGAGTTTATCCACAAACAACTCAACCAATCTGCGGCCCTTGGCGTCGTGGTTAACCGCCCTAAAGATCTGACTCGTGAGCAACTTCGTGAAGTGCGCTTGCTCCTCGACCAGCACGGCTTCAGCGAGGCCAGCCTGAAAAGCGCCTGGCGCTCCCAAACCAACCAGGAAATAGCTGCCAGCATCATCGGCTATATTCGCCAGGCAGCCATCGGCGAAGCGTTGCTCCCGTTCGAGCAGCGTGTGATGAATGCCATGCAAAAAATCTATGCTCTGCAACCTTGGACGCCCGTGCAGCGGCGCTGGCTCGAGCGATTGGCCAAACAACTGGTGCATGAAGTGATCATAGACCCGCAGCAGGTCAATGATGCCTTCAGGAACGATGGCGGCCTCAAAGGCTTGAACCGCAATCTTGGCGGCAACTTGGACCTAGTTCTGGACGCTTTGAATGACAACCTGTGGCAAGCAACGGGCTGA